The following coding sequences are from one Salvia hispanica cultivar TCC Black 2014 chromosome 3, UniMelb_Shisp_WGS_1.0, whole genome shotgun sequence window:
- the LOC125209838 gene encoding spidroin-2-like, producing the protein MPVFSKSAEPVPWVRREISNTSFPVQNACDPKGKAVAAENTGAGQTTPRKAVAAENTGAGQTAPSSFVHTNCQGPLPETANTGQKACHPKGKAIAAENTGTGQTAPSSFVHTNYQGPLPETANTGPNACDPKGKAVGSENTGAGQTCFSSFVYTNYQGRLPETANTCENDCDTNGDTADAQNPGIGQTDSSSFVDTNYQQSPFPETAYTGQNAFDPTGNAAAAQNPGAGQTGLSSFVCTKYQQGLLPDTAYADQNAFDPNGNAAAAQHSESGQTAVQNPGAGQSGPSSFMYTYNQEGLLPEMDYTAYSGQNGFDFNGNAAAAQNPGSGQTGPSSFVHTNYQRRPLPQTANTGQNACDPKGKAVAAENTGAGQTCSSSFVYTNYQGRLPETAYTFQNGFDFNRDTAAAQNPGVGQGDSSSLVYTKYQQGPFPETAYTGQNAFDPNGDAAAAQNLGTGQTGLSSFVYTNYQQGPPPETAYAGQNAFDHNGNAASAQNPGSGQASPNSFMYTYYQQGPLPEMDYTAYAGQNGFDFNGNAAAAQNPGAGQTGSSFFEYANFQQGPISEMVYTGQNAFDPNGNVAAAQNLGSGQTGPSSFVHTYYQQGSLPEMVYTGQNDFDPYGNNAAAQNPGAGQTGPGSFINTNYQLGPLPEMAYVGQNAFDPYGNAAAAQNLGAGRIGSPSTFMCSNYQQGPLLETDYTGQNAFDPYGNNAAAQNPGAGQTGPGSFINTNYQLGPLPEMAYIGQNAFDPYGNAAAAQNPGAGRIGSPSSFMYTNYQQGPLLETDYTGRNAFDPYGNNAAAQNPGAGQTGPGSFINTNYQLGPLPEMAYVGQNAFDPYGNAAAAQNLGAGRIGSPSTFMCSNYQQGPLLETDYTGQNAFDPYGNNAAAQNPGAGQTGPGSFINTNYQLGLLPEMAYVGQNAFDPYGNAAAAQNLGAGRIGSPSSFMYTNYQQGPLLETDYTGRNAFDPYGNNAAAQNPGAGQTGPGSFINTNYQLGSIPEMAYIGQNAFDPYGNAAAAQNPGAG; encoded by the exons ATGCCGGTATTTTCCAAATCAGCCGAACCGGTTCCTTGGGTTCGACGAGAGATATCAAACACAAGTTTCCCTGTTCAAAATGCTTGTGATCCTAAAGGAAAAGCTGTAGCTGCTGAAAACACAGGAGCAGGCCAAACCACTCCCA GAAAAGCTGTAGCTGCTGAAAACACAGGAGCAGGCCAAACCGCTCCCAGTTCTTTCGTGCATACGAACTGTCAGGGACCCCTTCCTGAAACAGCTAATACTGGTCAAAAGGCTTGTCACCCTAAAGGAAAAGCTATAGCTGCTGAAAACACAGGAACAGGCCAAACCGCTCCCAGTTCTTTCGTGCATACGAACTATCAGGGACCCCTTCCTGAAACAGCTAATACGGGTCCAAATGCTTGTGATCCTAAAGGAAAAGCTGTAGGTTCTGAAAACACCGGAGCAGGCCAAACCTGTTTCAGTTCTTTTGTGTATACGAACTATCAGGGACGTCTTCCTGAAACTGCTAATACTTGTGAAAATGATTGTGATACTAATGGAGATACTGCAGATGCTCAAAACCCAGGAATAGGCCAAACCGATTCCAGTTCTTTCGTGGATACGAACTATCAGCAGAGTCCCTTTCCTGAAACGGCTTACACTGGTCAAAATGCTTTTGATCCTACCGGAAATGCTGCAGCTGCTCAAAACCCAGGAGCAGGCCAAACTGGTCTGAGTTCTTTCGTCTGTACAAAGTATCAACAGGGACTCCTTCCTGATACGGCTTATGCTGATCAAAATGCTTTTGATCCTAATGGCAATGCTGCAGCTGCTCAACACTCAGAATCAGGCCAAACAG CTGTGCAAAACCCAGGAGCAGGACAAAGCGGTCCCAGTTCTTTCATGTATACATACAATCAGGAGGGACTCCTTCCTGAAATGGATTACACGGCTTATTCTGGTCAaaatggttttgattttaatggAAATGCTGCAGCTGCTCAAAACCCAGGATCAGGCCAAACTGGTCCAAGTTCTTTTGTGCATACGAACTATCAGCGGAGACCCCTTCCTCAAACAGCTAATACTGGTCAAAATGCTTGTGATCCTAAAGGAAAAGCTGTAGCTGCTGAAAACACAGGAGCAGGCCAAACCTGTTCCAGTTCTTTTGTGTATACAAACTATCAGGGACGTCTTCCTGAAACTGCTTATACTTTTCAaaatggttttgattttaatagaGATACTGCAGCTGCTCAAAACCCAGGAGTAGGCCAAGGCGATTCCAGTTCTTTGGTGTATACAAAATATCAGCAGGGTCCCTTTCCTGAAACGGCATATACTGGTCAAAATGCTTTTGATCCTAACGGAGATGCTGCAGCTGCTCAAAACCTAGGAACTGGCCAAACCGGTCTGAGTTCTTTCGTGTATACAAACTATCAACAGGGACCCCCTCCTGAAACGGCTTATGCTGGTCAAAATGCTTTTGATCATAATGGAAATGCTGCATCTGCTCAAAACCCAGGATCAGGCCAAGCCAGTCCTAATTCTTTCATGTATACATACTATCAGCAGGGACCCCTTCCTGAAATGGATTATACGGCTTATGCTGGTCAaaatggttttgattttaatggAAATGCTGCAGCTGCTCAAAACCCAGGAGCAGGCCAAACCGGTTCCAGTTTTTTTGAGTATGCAAACTTTCAGCAGGGACCCATTTCTGAAATGGTTTATACTGGTCAAAATGCTTTTGATCCTAATGGAAATGTTGCAGCTGCTCAAAACCTTGGATCAGGCCAAACTGGTCCCAGTTCTTTCGTCCATACCTACTATCAGCAGGGATCCCTTCCTGAAATGGTTTATACTGGTCAAAATGATTTTGATCCTTATGGAAATAATGCAGCTGCTCAAAATCCAGGAGCAGGCCAAACCGGTCCCGGTTCTTTCATAAATACAAACTATCAGCTGGGACCCCTTCCTGAAATGGCTTATGTCGGTCAAAATGCTTTTGATCCCTATGGAAATGCTGCAGCTGCTCAAAACCTAGGAGCAGGCCGAATCGGCAGTCCCAGTACTTTCATGTGTTCAAACTATCAGCAGGGGCCCCTTCTGGAAACGGATTATACTGGTCAAAATGCTTTTGATCCTTATGGAAATAATGCAGCTGCTCAAAATCCAGGAGCAGGCCAAACCGGTCCCGGTTCTTTCATAAATACAAACTATCAGCTGGGACCCCTTCCTGAAATGGCTTATATCGGTCAAAATGCTTTTGATCCCTATGGAAATGCTGCAGCTGCTCAAAACCCAGGAGCAGGCCGAATCGGCAGTCCCAGTTCTTTCATGTATACAAACTATCAGCAGGGACCCCTTCTGGAAACTGATTATACTGGTCGAAATGCTTTTGATCCTTATGGAAATAATGCAGCTGCTCAAAATCCAGGAGCAGGCCAAACCGGTCCCGGTTCTTtcataaatacaaattatCAGCTGGGACCCCTTCCTGAAATGGCTTATGTCGGTCAAAATGCTTTTGATCCCTATGGAAATGCTGCAGCTGCTCAAAACCTAGGAGCAGGCCGAATCGGCAGTCCCAGTACTTTCATGTGTTCAAACTATCAGCAGGGGCCCCTTCTGGAAACGGATTATACTGGTCAAAATGCTTTTGATCCTTATGGAAATAATGCAGCTGCTCAAAATCCAGGAGCAGGCCAAACCGGTCCCGGTTCTTTCATAAATACAAACTATCAGCTGGGACTCCTTCCTGAAATGGCTTATGTCGGTCAAAATGCTTTTGATCCCTATGGAAATGCTGCAGCTGCTCAAAACCTAGGAGCAGGCCGAATCGGCAGTCCCAGTTCTTTCATGTATACAAACTATCAGCAGGGACCCCTTCTGGAAACGGATTATACTGGTCGAAATGCTTTTGATCCTTATGGAAATAATGCAGCTGCTCAAAATCCAGGAGCAGGCCAAACCGGTCCCGGTTCTTTCATAAATACAAACTATCAGCTAGGATCCATTCCTGAAATGGCTTATATCGGTCAAAATGCTTTTGATCCCTATGGAAATGCTGCAGCTGCTCAGAACCCAGGAGCAGGCTGA
- the LOC125214845 gene encoding dnaJ protein P58IPK homolog A-like: MMSALSDPVNITNMECNKDEATRAKSIAESMIDQMDYLGAKKLALKAQALYPELYGITQLLTTLDVYLSGEKIDGEVDWYRVLCVNPSDDHDTIKKQFKKLALKLHPDKNTSVGADGAFKLISEAWNLLSDEEKRVAYNQRRGYGRVQKTVLTQTGGPSAPCGAWNHAHTRASQQNVPSASPRQSKRKAPSVPSQQKVPSASPRKRKKKVPSVPSQPSQQNVPGHTGGPSAAAHTAGRSNSNSTWKSRSETAKKARTQNPASYHVRSDTFWTVCRGCNRHLEYLKM, encoded by the coding sequence ATGATGAGTGCTCTTTCTGACCCTGTTAATATAACAAATATGGAGTGCAATAAAGATGAAGCAACCCGGGCAAAGTCAATTGCTGAGAGCATGATAGATCAGATGGATTATCTCGGTGCAAAGAAGTTAGCGCTGAAAGCTCAAGCTTTATATCCAGAGCTTTATGGTATTACACAGCTACTGACAACCTTGGATGTGTATCTATCTGGGGAGAAGATAGATGGGGAAGTAGATTGGTATCGAGTGCTATGTGTGAACCCTTCAGATGATCACGATACCATAAAAAAGCAGTTCAAGAAGCTTGCACTAAAGCTGCACCCAGATAAAAATACTTCTGTTGGGGCAGATGGCGCATTTAAACTCATTTCAGAAGCCTGGAATTTGTTATCCGATGAAGAAAAGAGGGTGGCATATAACCAAAGGAGGGGATATGGGCGAGTCCAAAAGACTGTCCTAACACAAACAGGTGGTCCATCAGCACCGTGCGGGGCATGGAATCATGCACATACTCGCGCAAGTCAACAGAATGTTCCGTCGGCATCACCCCGACAAAGTAAACGGAAAGCGCCATCTGTACCAAGTCAACAGAAAGTTCCATCTGCTTCACCccggaaaagaaaaaagaaagttcCATCTGTACCATCCCAGCCAAGTCAACAAAATGTTCCAGGACACACTGGTGGTCCATCAGCTGCTGCACATACTGCTGGTCGTTCTAATTCAAATTCTACCTGGAAGTCGCGGAGTGAAACTGCAAAGAAGGCCAGGACTCAAAATCCGGCTTCCTACCATGTTAGATCCGATACCTTTTGGACTGTCTGCCGTGGATGCAATAGGCATTTAGAGTATCTTAAGATGTAA
- the LOC125209839 gene encoding dnaJ homolog subfamily C member 7 homolog produces MDSGMFYLMRCCFGQQNRKSWSQTDTVLLLVEMLTNSSALLINRRICCQVILSALSDPVNIINMESNKDEATRAKSIAESMIEQMDYLGAKKLALKAQALYPELSGITQLLSTLDVYLSGEKIDGEVMLSALSDPVNITNMECNKDEVTRAKLIAESMIEQMDYLGAKKLALKAQALYPELSGITQLLSTLDVYLSGEKIDGEVDWYRVLCVNPSDDHETIKKQFKKLALKLHPDKNTSIGADGAFKLISEAWNLLSDEGKRVAYNQRRG; encoded by the exons ATGGACTCTGGGATGTTCTACCTGATGAG ATGCTGTTTTGGACAACAAAATCGTAAGAGCTGGTCACAAACTGACACAGTGCTTTTGCTTGTGGAAATGCTGACAAATTCGTCTGCATTGTTGATCAACCGTCGAAT CTGCTGTCAGGTTATACTGAGTGCTCTTTCTGACCCtgttaatataataaatatggagTCTAATAAAGATGAAGCAACCCGGGCAAAGTCAATTGCTGAGAGCATGATAGAGCAGATGGATTATCTCGGTGCAAAGAAGTTAGCGCTGAAAGCTCAAGCTTTATATCCAGAGCTTTCTGGTATTACACAGCTGCTGTCAACATTGGATGTGTATCTATCTGGGGAGAAGATAGATGGGGAA GTTATGCTGAGTGCTCTTTCTGACCCTGTTAATATAACAAATATGGAGTGCAATAAAGATGAAGTAACCCGGGCAAAGTTAATTGCTGAGAGCATGATAGAACAGATGGATTATCTCGGTGCAAAGAAGTTAGCGCTGAAAGCTCAAGCTTTATATCCAGAGCTTTCTGGTATTACACAGCTGCTGTCAACATTGGATGTGTATCTATCTGGGGAGAAGATAGATGGGGAAGTAGATTGGTATCGAGTGCTATGTGTGAACCCTTCAGATGATCACGAAACCATAAAAAAGCAGTTCAAGAAGCTTGCACTAAAGCTGCACCCAGATAAAAATACTTCTATTGGGGCAGATGGCGCATTTAAACTCATTTCAGAAGCCTGGAATTTGCTATCCGATGAAGGAAAGAGGGTGGCATATAACCAAAGGAGGGGATAG
- the LOC125214844 gene encoding uncharacterized protein LOC125214844, producing the protein MLSDLADPVNIINMDCNKDEATRAKLIAERKLEQKDYLGAKKLTLKAQALYPELYGINQLLTILDVYLSSEKIRGEVDWYRVLCVNPLDDYDTIKKQFRKLALKLHPDKNTSVGADGAFKLISEAWNFLSDKEKRSAYNQRRGHGGVQKTVPTHTGGPSAPCGAWNYAYTQPSQQNVPSASPRQSRKKVPSVPSQPSQQKVPGHTGGPSAAAHTAGPSCTTSTRKSKNKTAKKAGTQNPAPYHVRPDAFWTVCHGCNTHFEYLKMYCSHTLLCRICDKPFLALEIAPPVFSKSAKPVPWVRREHSHTSYPGQNACDPKGKAAAAQNPEAGQTSPSSFVYTNCQQGPLPETANTAAEKPDNVVQQARDSLKRLHTESHAPANLEKFFKKVKLDAGDSNGYRANLNMAQGYFGAETRKLLVSNTQKEILKKLSDSNM; encoded by the coding sequence ATGCTGAGTGATCTGGCTGACCCggttaatattataaatatggatTGCAATAAAGATGAAGCAACCAGGGCAAAGTTAATTGCTGAGCGCAAGTTAGAGCAGAAGGATTATCTCGGTGCAAAGAAGTTAACGCTGAAAGCTCAAGCTTTATATCCAGAGCTTTATGGTATTAACCAGCTGCTGACAATCTTGGATGTGTATCTATCTTCAGAGAAGATACGTGGGGAAGTAGATTGGTATCGAGTGCTATGTGTGAACCCTTTAGATGATTACGATACCATAAAAAAGCAGTTCAGGAAGCTGGCACTCAAGCTGCACCCAGATAAAAATACTTCTGTTGGGGCAGATGGCGCATTTAAACTCATATCAGAAGCCTGGAATTTTCTATCTGATAAAGAAAAGAGATCGGCATATAACCAAAGGAGGGGACATGGGGGAGTCCAAAAGACTGTCCCAACACATACCGGTGGTCCATCAGCACCATGCGGGGCATGGAATTATGCTTATACTCAGCCAAGTCAGCAGAATGTTCCATCAGCATCACCCCGGCAAAGTAGAAAGAAAGTTCCTTCTGTACCATCCCAGCCAAGCCAACAGAAAGTTCCTGGACACACTGGTGGTCCATCAGCTGCAGCACATACTGCTGGTCCTTCTTGTACAACTTCAACCAGGAAGTCAAAGAATAAAACTGCGAAGAAGGCTGGGACTCAAAATCCGGCTCCCTACCATGTTAGACCTGATGCCTTTTGGACTGTCTGCCATGGATGCAATACTCATTTTGAGTATCTTAAGATGTATTGCAGCCATACTCTTCTTTGTCGCATTTGTGATAAGCCGTTTCTGGCTTTGGAGATAGCACCGCCTGTATTTTCCAAATCAGCCAAACCGGTTCCATGGGTTCGACGGGAGCATTCACACACAAGTTATCCTGGTCAAAATGCTTGTGATCCTAAAGGAAAAGCTGCAGCTGCTCAAAACCCAGAAGCAGGCCAAACCAGTCCCAGTTCTTTTGTGTATACAAACTGTCAGCAGGGACCCCTTCCTGAAACAGCTAATACTGCTGCTGAAAAACCAGACAATGTTGTTCAGCAGGCGCGTGATAGCTTGAAGAGACTACATACTGAATCACATGCCCCTGCTAATTTGGAAAAGTTCTTTAAAAAGGTAAAACTAGATGCTGGTGATAGTAATGGATACAGAGCAAACCTTAATATGGCTCAGGGATATTTTGGGGCTGAAACCCGAAAGCTGTTGGTCTCCAATACTCAAAAGGAGATTCTGAAGAAGCTAAGCGACTCCAATATGTAG
- the LOC125215111 gene encoding probable protein phosphatase 2C 76, whose translation MLCNRVLSAVNLWAGHIRRQTEVARLRYICGGLNTTDLCPYLSNYKLGRTRTMMVDCGENARGPVVDALPEKDDDGGYASGGWSSEDARLSCGYASFRGKRASMEDFYDIKATKIDGQSVSLFGIFDGHGGSRAAEYLKEHLFGNLTKHREFITNTRKAISETYRKTDKDFLDSEKETFRDDGSTASTAVLVGNHLYVANVGDSRTIISKAGKAIPLSDDHKPNRSDERRRIENAGGVVMWAGTWRVGGVLAMSRAFGNRMLKQFVIAEPEIQDLEVDRDLEWLVLASDGLWDVVPNEDAVSIAQAEEEPVAAARKLTETAFTRGSADNITCIVVKFQHEEAGPNQDAEAEVEVEVETQTTTSRTGESEPASKEEEPQKTQNC comes from the exons ATGTTATGCAACAGAGTCTTGAGTGCTGTAAATCTTTGGGCGGGACATATCAGGAGACAAACTGAGGTCGCGCGGTTAAGATATATCTGTGGAGGTTTAAATACCACTGACCTCTGCCCTTATTTGTCGAACTATAAGCTCGGAAGAACAAGAACAATGATGGTGGATTGTGGAGAAAATGCTAGAGGACCTGTGGTTGATGCTTTACCTGAGAAGGATGACGATGGTGGCTATGCTAGTGGCGGATGGAGCAG TGAAGATGCGAGATTAAGCTGTGGATATGCCAGCTTTAGAGGAAAAAGGGCTAGCATGGAGGACTTCTATGACATTAAGGCTACCAAGATTGATGGGCAGTCAGTCTCCCTCTTTGGGATATTTGATG GTCATGGTGGCTCTCGCGCTGCTGAATATCTGAAGGAACATCTCTTTGGGAATCTAACGAAACATCGAGAATTTATTACGAACACAAGAAAGGCTATAA GTGAAACATATCGGAAGACCGACAAAGACTTTCTGGATTCTGAAAAGGAGACATTCCGAGATGATGGCTCAACAGCTTCAACAGCAGTTCTGGTAGGCAACCACCTTTATGTTGCAAATGTTGGAGACTCTCGAACTATTATATCAAAGGCTGGAAAAG CAATTCCACTCTCAGATGACCACAAACCCAATAGAAGCGATGAGAggagaagaattgaaaatGCTGGAGGCGTTGTGATGTGGGCAG GTACTTGGAGGGTCGGAGGTGTCTTGGCCATGTCTCGTGCTTTCGGAAACCGCATGCTGAAACAATTCGTTATAGCTGAGCCTGAGATTCAG GACCTGGAAGTTGATCGAGATCTTGAATGGCTTGTGCTTGCCAGTGATGGACTTTGGGATGTTGTACCCAACGAG GATGCTGTTTCGATAGCCCAAGCAGAAGAAGAGCCGGTGGCAGCTGCGCGGAAACTGACAGAGACCGCCTTCACTCGTGGTAGTGCAGACAATATCACCTGTATCGTTGTCAAGTTCCAACACGAGGAAGCGGGCCCCAACCAAGACGCTGAAGCTGAAGTTGAAGTTGAAGTTGAAACCCAGACAACGACAAGCAGAACCGGAGAATCGGAGCCAGCTTCGAAAGAAGAAGAGCCTCAGAAAACTCAGAACTGCTGA